The proteins below are encoded in one region of Nitrosomonas ureae:
- a CDS encoding succinate dehydrogenase assembly factor 2, which yields MKEFERACWRCRRGMLELDIVLQRFMDQNYRQLDEAGLLQFERLLALPDNDLWDLISGKQVNCDTQWQPVLELLQKN from the coding sequence ATGAAAGAATTTGAGCGTGCATGCTGGCGTTGTCGGCGTGGTATGCTTGAACTGGATATCGTGCTGCAACGGTTCATGGATCAAAATTACCGGCAGCTTGACGAAGCAGGATTGCTGCAATTTGAACGATTACTGGCATTGCCGGATAATGATTTGTGGGATCTGATCAGCGGAAAGCAAGTCAATTGTGACACGCAGTGGCAACCGGTATTGGAATTGCTGCAAAAGAACTAG